In Nitrospira sp., a single genomic region encodes these proteins:
- a CDS encoding NDP-sugar synthase — protein sequence MKAMILAAGLGTRLRPLTNTMPKPLLPVGGTPLIVWNLLLLKRHGIRDVIINLHHLAPMIEQALGDGSKYGMRISYSRERVLLGTGGALKQVEGHFNGEPILVLNGDTLVEIDLEAVIAFHRARHAAATLVVRTDPDAASWGLVEIDDDQQVVRITGRGRSSPTLTHPRMFAGLHLLHPRLLRDIAKGQASSIIDAYIAAIQRGEPILGFEHQGYWSDIGTPQRYAQAEHDAATGLIQLSSRLPTVQPVR from the coding sequence ATGAAGGCAATGATCTTGGCGGCGGGGTTGGGCACCAGGCTCAGACCGCTGACAAACACGATGCCCAAGCCGCTGTTACCGGTGGGGGGCACGCCGCTCATTGTCTGGAACCTGCTTTTGTTGAAGCGTCACGGGATTCGCGACGTCATCATCAACCTGCACCATCTGGCGCCGATGATCGAGCAGGCGCTCGGCGACGGATCGAAATACGGCATGCGCATTTCCTACTCACGGGAGCGAGTGCTGCTGGGCACCGGTGGGGCGCTCAAACAGGTCGAGGGACACTTCAACGGCGAGCCGATCTTGGTTTTGAACGGCGATACGCTTGTGGAGATCGACCTCGAGGCCGTCATCGCCTTCCATCGGGCTCGGCATGCCGCGGCCACGTTGGTCGTTCGGACCGATCCGGACGCCGCGTCATGGGGGTTGGTGGAGATCGACGACGATCAGCAAGTCGTCCGCATTACCGGGCGGGGCCGTTCGTCGCCGACCCTCACGCATCCCCGGATGTTTGCCGGACTCCACCTCCTGCATCCCCGCCTCCTGCGCGACATCGCGAAAGGGCAGGCCTCTTCGATCATCGACGCCTACATCGCCGCGATCCAGCGGGGCGAGCCGATTCTGGGCTTCGAACATCAGGGCTACTGGTCGGACATCGGGACGCCGCAGCGCTATGCGCAGGCGGAGCACGACGCCGCCACGGGACTGATTCAGCTGTCGAGCCGTCTGCCGACAGTCCAGCCGGTTCGGTGA
- a CDS encoding sigma-54 dependent transcriptional regulator produces the protein MKARILIVDDDPDIATMLEDRLQASDYSTLVAEDGLQALELIEQEAPQLMLLDLDMPRLTGLEVLRRLPKIRSAADLPVIVMTAHGSIEAAVEAMKSGAYDFLTKPLDKDHLLLVIEKALERDFLKRQVACLKSEIDGRYTSVIGTSPNIRSVMEAAQRAAKSDASVLLLGESGTGKELFARSIHQWSPRHVNPLVVINCVALTETLLENELFGHERGAFTGADRLQKGKLEMADSGTVFLDEIGDMPLALQSKLLRVLQDREFHRVGGTRLVSVNIRIIAATNKDLKQAVKNGHFREDLYFRLNVITLTLPPLRDRPDDLPLLAKFFLNRHAKEAKRYGMMFHPEAMDVMMQYTWPGNIRELDNVIARAVILSPTEIIEPDLLAMDAAGLSRSDSLTYVSLPYHRSMEEHSRHIIDQALKQAEGNQTKAAERLRLQRTYLARLIKQQKLRQEEI, from the coding sequence ATGAAAGCCAGGATCCTCATCGTCGACGACGACCCCGATATTGCCACGATGCTGGAGGATCGTCTTCAAGCGAGCGACTACAGCACCCTCGTCGCGGAAGACGGCCTACAGGCGCTTGAACTGATCGAACAGGAAGCCCCGCAGCTCATGCTGCTGGATCTGGACATGCCCCGCTTGACCGGCCTGGAAGTCCTGAGACGGCTTCCCAAGATCCGGTCGGCGGCGGATCTCCCGGTCATCGTCATGACCGCTCACGGCTCCATTGAGGCTGCCGTCGAGGCCATGAAGAGCGGCGCCTACGACTTCCTCACGAAACCTCTCGACAAGGATCATCTCCTGCTGGTCATTGAGAAAGCGCTGGAGCGCGACTTCCTGAAACGGCAGGTGGCCTGCCTGAAATCGGAGATCGATGGCCGCTACACCTCGGTCATCGGTACCAGCCCCAATATTCGTTCCGTTATGGAAGCGGCGCAGCGCGCGGCAAAATCCGATGCCAGCGTGCTCCTGCTGGGCGAGAGCGGTACCGGGAAAGAACTGTTCGCCCGATCCATTCACCAATGGAGCCCGCGGCATGTCAATCCCCTGGTCGTCATCAATTGCGTGGCTCTCACCGAGACGCTGCTTGAAAACGAGTTGTTCGGCCACGAGCGCGGGGCCTTTACCGGCGCCGACCGGCTGCAGAAGGGCAAGCTCGAGATGGCCGACTCAGGGACGGTCTTTCTGGACGAAATCGGCGACATGCCGTTGGCGTTGCAGTCGAAACTGTTGCGGGTGCTTCAAGACAGGGAATTTCACCGCGTGGGAGGAACCCGCCTGGTCTCCGTCAACATCCGGATCATCGCGGCGACGAACAAGGATCTCAAGCAGGCCGTCAAGAACGGGCATTTCCGGGAGGATCTCTACTTCCGGCTGAACGTGATCACGCTGACGCTTCCGCCGCTGCGGGACCGTCCGGACGACCTGCCGCTCCTGGCTAAGTTTTTCCTGAACCGGCACGCGAAGGAGGCCAAGCGTTACGGCATGATGTTCCATCCCGAAGCAATGGACGTCATGATGCAATACACCTGGCCCGGCAATATCCGCGAACTCGACAACGTCATCGCCCGGGCCGTGATCTTGAGCCCCACCGAAATCATCGAACCCGATCTGCTGGCGATGGATGCGGCAGGGCTCTCACGCTCCGACTCCCTGACGTATGTCTCGCTCCCCTACCACCGGTCGATGGAAGAACACAGCCGGCACATCATCGACCAGGCCTTGAAACAGGCAGAAGGCAACCAGACCAAAGCCGCCGAACGGCTGCGGCTGCAGCGCACGTACCTTGCCCGGCTGATCAAGCAACAGAAGTTGAGGCAGGAGGAGATTTAG
- a CDS encoding DUF1015 family protein: MAHIIPFRGTLYDQATVGSIRDVVAPPYDIIDAAGQQALHDRHAHNIIRLELGTDKPGDSAADNRYTRAAATLRDWLKTGAMKRDAQPALYYHTIEYRPPDSAADAPGRVLRGFLVTTKLEPLDSGHIYPHENTRAAAKTDRLNLLEACRANLSPIWLLYSDPQNAVLGLLEDAVKGVPARIDFRDDAGCRQQLWAVTDPSVLRQIVEVMASKPLFIADGHHRYETALNYQRARRQQARGASSGLHPYDSVLMLLAPLEDPGLTVLPTHRVTTTPLPPYEHLKGLLSEKFAVKEFPFTSNNRTAVRAQFIESLRHLGRTAPTFGLSVRGLPSFVTLTLLPAHRPGADASPRTKLDVSLLQQLVVPVLCPTQQEQEAIVYTKDEAEAMAWAQEGPGTAALLLNATKVSEVQAVAVAGERMPHKSTYFYPKPLTGLVINVMEG; the protein is encoded by the coding sequence ATGGCACACATCATTCCCTTCCGAGGCACGCTGTACGATCAGGCAACCGTCGGTTCCATCCGCGATGTCGTCGCCCCACCGTACGACATCATCGACGCCGCCGGGCAGCAGGCTCTTCACGATCGACATGCGCACAACATCATCCGCTTGGAACTCGGCACGGACAAACCGGGAGACAGCGCCGCCGACAACCGGTACACGCGCGCCGCCGCCACCCTGCGTGATTGGTTGAAGACCGGCGCCATGAAACGGGATGCGCAGCCGGCCCTCTACTACCACACCATCGAATACCGCCCACCTGATTCCGCGGCCGACGCGCCAGGCAGAGTGCTGCGGGGGTTTCTCGTCACCACGAAATTGGAGCCCCTCGATTCCGGGCACATCTATCCCCATGAAAATACCCGAGCCGCCGCCAAGACCGACCGCCTGAACTTACTGGAGGCCTGCCGCGCAAACTTGAGCCCGATCTGGCTGCTCTATTCCGATCCACAGAACGCCGTTCTGGGTCTGTTGGAGGATGCGGTCAAGGGCGTACCGGCCCGCATCGACTTTCGAGACGACGCGGGATGCCGCCAGCAGCTGTGGGCCGTGACGGATCCCTCGGTGCTGAGGCAGATCGTCGAGGTGATGGCGAGCAAGCCGCTCTTCATCGCCGACGGACACCATCGGTACGAAACAGCGCTCAACTACCAACGCGCTCGCCGACAGCAAGCGAGAGGTGCTTCCTCCGGTCTCCACCCATATGACAGCGTGCTCATGCTGCTCGCGCCGCTGGAGGATCCAGGGTTGACGGTGCTGCCCACTCACCGCGTCACCACCACGCCGCTGCCTCCCTATGAACACCTCAAAGGCCTGTTGAGCGAGAAGTTCGCCGTCAAGGAATTTCCCTTCACCTCCAACAACAGGACGGCCGTACGGGCGCAGTTCATCGAGTCTCTCCGCCACCTCGGGCGCACGGCTCCGACGTTCGGACTGTCCGTGCGCGGCCTGCCGTCGTTCGTGACGTTGACCTTGCTGCCGGCCCATCGACCGGGCGCCGACGCCTCACCCCGAACCAAGCTCGACGTGTCGCTCTTGCAACAACTCGTGGTGCCGGTCCTCTGCCCCACGCAGCAGGAGCAGGAAGCGATCGTCTATACGAAGGACGAGGCGGAAGCGATGGCCTGGGCGCAGGAGGGACCAGGCACCGCAGCCCTACTGCTGAACGCCACCAAAGTCAGCGAGGTTCAGGCGGTGGCCGTAGCGGGCGAACGGATGCCTCACAAATCGACTTACTTCTACCCCAAACCGCTGACGGGGCTGGTGATCAACGTCATGGAAGGGTAG
- a CDS encoding polyprenyl synthetase family protein, which yields MPQGPVISSIQTMADVWDAYRHELEGVEDQVRKNLDSSVTLVNTVAAHILSSGGKRIRPLLLLLSARLCGYVGRDHHQLGSLVEFIHTATLLHDDVVDDADLRRGRRTARKVWGNQISILVGDYLYSKAMCQVVEFRSQGINEVLAEACKKMAEGEVLQLHYNGNPAMPEADYLKVVEHKTAGLIAAACRMGAILADAPESQQDALYRFGQYLGIAFQVADDTLDYTANGESLGKTLGQDLRQGKATLPLLHLLQHCSESDRQMIKDRMETRTLNDDDLTRFLHLMEDYGSITYALDRAQDYIAAAKRDLSSFEDSTAKRALSAAADYMVTRDR from the coding sequence ATGCCACAGGGTCCCGTCATCTCATCCATTCAGACCATGGCGGATGTCTGGGACGCCTACCGTCACGAGCTTGAGGGAGTCGAAGACCAGGTCCGGAAGAATCTCGACTCCAGCGTCACCCTCGTCAATACTGTCGCCGCCCATATCCTCAGCAGCGGAGGCAAGCGGATCCGGCCCCTGCTGTTGCTGCTCAGCGCCCGGCTGTGCGGCTATGTCGGCCGGGACCACCATCAGCTCGGAAGTCTTGTCGAATTCATCCATACGGCGACCCTACTCCACGACGACGTGGTGGACGATGCGGACCTTCGCCGGGGCCGAAGAACCGCCCGTAAAGTTTGGGGAAATCAAATCAGCATCTTGGTCGGGGATTATCTCTATTCCAAGGCCATGTGCCAAGTGGTCGAGTTCCGGAGCCAAGGCATCAATGAGGTCCTTGCCGAGGCCTGTAAGAAGATGGCGGAAGGTGAAGTTCTGCAGCTTCATTACAACGGGAACCCGGCCATGCCGGAGGCGGACTACCTGAAGGTCGTGGAACACAAGACCGCCGGCCTGATCGCCGCAGCCTGCCGGATGGGAGCCATCCTCGCCGACGCGCCGGAATCGCAACAGGATGCCTTGTATCGCTTCGGACAATATCTCGGCATTGCGTTTCAGGTGGCGGACGATACCCTGGACTACACGGCGAACGGAGAGTCCCTGGGCAAGACGCTCGGCCAGGATCTCCGGCAAGGGAAAGCGACGCTCCCGCTCCTGCATCTGCTGCAACATTGTTCGGAGAGCGACCGGCAGATGATCAAGGACCGGATGGAAACCCGTACGCTGAACGACGACGACCTGACCCGCTTCCTCCACCTCATGGAGGACTACGGGTCCATCACCTATGCACTGGACCGTGCGCAGGACTATATCGCCGCGGCCAAACGGGATCTCAGCTCGTTCGAAGACAGCACAGCCAAGCGAGCCCTTTCGGCGGCTGCCGACTACATGGTAACCCGCGACCGGTAA